In Ovis canadensis isolate MfBH-ARS-UI-01 breed Bighorn chromosome 11, ARS-UI_OviCan_v2, whole genome shotgun sequence, one genomic interval encodes:
- the KRT13 gene encoding keratin, type I cytoskeletal 13, with protein sequence MSCRLQSSSASYGGGFGAGSCQLGGGRSISTCSTRFVSGGSAGGFGGGVSCGFGGGAGSGYGGGFGGSYGGGFGGGFGGGFGGGFGGGFSDFGGGDGGLLSGNEKITMQNLNDRLASYLEKVRALEEANADLEVKIRDWHLKQTPTSPERDYSPYFKTIDELREKILAATIDNNRIILEIDNARLAADDFRLKYENELTLRQSVEADINGLRRVLDELTLTKTDLEMQIESLNEELAYLKKNHEEEMKEFSNQLAGQVNVEMDAAPGIDLTRVLAEMREQYEAMAEKNRRDAEEWFHSKSAELSKEVSSSTAMIQTSKTEITELRRTLQGLEIELQSQLSMKAGLESTLAETECRYALQLQQIQGLISSIEAQLSELRSEMECQNQEYKMLLDIKTRLEQEIATYRSLLEGQDAKLIGFTTGGTSGSNSGRRVPENSRP encoded by the exons ATGAGCTGTCGCCTGCAGAGTTCCTCCGCCAGCTACGGAGGTGGTTTCGGGGCTGGCTCTTGCCAGCTTGGAGGAGGTCGCAGTATCTCTACCTGCTCAACCCGGTTTGTCTCTGGGGGATCTGCTGGGGGCTTTGGGGGTGGTGTGAGCTGCGGCTTCGGTGGAGGGGCTGGTAGTGGCTATGGGGGTGGCTTTGGAGGCAGCTACGGAGGTGGCTTCGGAGGTGGCTTTGGAGGTGGCTTTGGTGGGGGTTTTGGTGGAGGCTTCAGTGACTTCGGTGGTGGAGATGGCGGCCTCCTCTCCGGAAACGAGAAGATCACCATGCAGAATCTCAACGACCGCCTGGCCTCCTACCTGGAGAAGGTGCGTGCGCTGGAGGAGGCCAACGCCGACCTGGAGGTGAAGATCCGAGACTGGCACCTGAAGCAGACCCCGACCAGCCCGGAGCGTGACTACAGTCCCTACTTCAAGACCATAGATGAACTCCGGGAAAAG ATCTTGGCGGCCACCATTGACAACAACCGGATCATCCTGGAGATTGACAATGCCCGGCTGGCTGCCGATGACTTCAGGCTCAA gtATGAGAACGAGCTGACCCTGCGCCAGAGTGTGGAGGCTGACATCAATGGCCTGCGCAGGGTGCTGGACGAGCTGACCCTGACCAAGACTGATCTGGAGATGCAGATTGAGAGCCTGAACGAGGAGCTGGCCTACCTGAAGAAGAACCACGAGGAG GAGATGAAGGAGTTCAGCAACCAGCTGGCTGGCCAGGTCAACGTGGAGATGGACGCAGCACCAGGCATTGACCTGACCCGCGTGCTGGCAGAGATGAGGGAGCAGTACGAGGCCATGGCAGAGAAGAACCGCCGGGATGCCGAGGAATGGTTCCACAGCAAG AGCGCCGAGCTGAGCAAGGAGGTGTCTTCCAGCACAGCCATGATCCAGACCAGCAAGACGGAGATCACCGAGCTCAGGCGCACGCTCCAGGGCCTGGAGATCGAGCTGCAGTCCCAGCTGAGCATG AAAGCCGGGCTGGAGAGCACGCTGGCGGAGACGGAATGCCGCTACGCCCTGCAGCTGCAGCAGATCCAGGGTCTCATCAGCAGCATCGAGGCCCAGCTGAGCGAGCTCCGCAGTGAGATGGAGTGCCAGAACCAGGAGTACAAGATGCTGCTGGACATCAAGACGCGACTGGAACAGGAGATCGCCACCTACCGCAGCCTGCTGGAGGGCCAGGATGCCAA gtTGATCGGTTTCACCACAGGAG GAACCTCCGGCAGCAACTCTGGTCGCCGAGTTCCAGAAAACAGTAGGCCTTAA
- the KRT15 gene encoding keratin, type I cytoskeletal 15 → MATTLLQTSSSTFGGGSTRGGSLLAGGGGFGGGSLYGGGGSRTISASSARFVSSGSAGGYGGGFGGGAGSGYGGGFRGGFGGGFGSGFGDFGGGDGGLLSGNEKITMQNLNDRLASYLEKVRALEEANADLEVKIRDWYQRQSPTSPERDYSPYFKTTDELRDKILAAAIDNSRVILEIDNARLAADDFRLKYENEMALRQSVEADINGLRRVLDELTLTKTDLEMQIESLNEELAYLKKNHEEEMKEFSNQLAGQVNVEMDAAPGVDLTRVLSEMREQYEAMAEKNRRDAEAWFFSKTEELNKEVASNTEMIQTSKSEITDLRRTIQGLEIELQSQLSMKAGLESTLAETECCYAAQLQQIQGLISSIEAQLSELRSEMEAQNQEYKMLLDIKTRLEQEIATYRSLLEGQDARMAGIGTGEASLGGGGGGKVRINVEESVDGKVVSSRKREI, encoded by the exons ATGGCCACCACGCTTTTGCAGACTTCTTCCTCCACTTTTGGGGGTGGCTCTACACGAGGGGGTTCCCTTCTGGCTGGGGGAGGAGGCTTTGGTGGGGGGAGTCTCTATGGGGGTGGTGGGAGCCGCACTATCTCAGCGTCTTCTGCCAGGTTTGTCTCCTCGGGGTCAGCAGGGGGCTATGGGGGTGGCTTTGGTGGAGGGGCCGGTAGTGGTTATGGGGGTGGCTTCAGAGGTGGCTTTGGTGGGGGTTTTGGCAGTGGCTTTGGTGACTTCGGTGGTGGAGATGGCGGTCTCCTCTCCGGCAACGAGAAGATCACCATGCAGAATCTCAATGACCGCTTGGCCTCCTACCTGGAGAAGGTGCGCGCCCTGGAGGAGGCCAACGCCGACCTGGAGGTGAAGATCCGAGACTGGTACCAGAGACAGAGCCCGACCAGCCCGGAGCGTGACTACAGCCCCTACTTCAAGACCACTGATGAACTCCGCGACAAG ATCCTGGCGGCTGCCATCGACAACTCTCGGGTCATTCTGGAGATTGACAATGCCAGGCTGGCTGCGGACGACTTCAGACTCAA gTATGAGAACGAGATGGCCCTGCGCCAGAGCGTGGAGGCCGACATCAACGGCCTGCGCAGGGTGCTGGACGAGCTGACCCTGACCAAGACCGACCTGGAGATGCAGATCGAGAGCCTGAACGAGGAGCTGGCCTACCTGAAGAAGAACCACGAGGAG GAGATGAAGGAGTTCAGCAACCAGCTGGCTGGCCAGGTCAACGTGGAGATGGACGCAGCACCAGGCGTGGACCTGACCCGCGTGCTGTCAGAAATGAGGGAGCAGTACGAGGCCATGGCGGAGAAGAACCGCCGGGATGCCGAGGCCTGGTTCTTTAGCAAG ACGGAGGAGCTGAATAAGGAGGTGGCCTCCAACACAGAGATGATCCAGACCAGCAAGTCGGAGATCACAGATCTGAGACGCACGATACAGGGGCTGGAGATCGAGCTGCAGTCCCAGCTCAGCATG AAAGCCGGGCTGGAGAGCACGCTGGCAGAGACGGAGTGCTGCTATGCCGCACAGCTGCAGCAGATCCAGGGCCTCATCAGCAGCATCGAGGCCCAGCTGAGCGAGCTCCGCAGTGAGATGGAGGCGCAGAACCAGGAGTACAAGATGCTGCTGGACATCAAGACGCGACTGGAACAGGAGATCGCCACCTACCGCAGCCTGCTGGAGGGCCAGGATgccag GATGGCTGGGATTGGTACCGGAGAAG CCTCCCTGGGAGGTGGCGGTGGCGGCAAGGTCCGCATCAACGTTGAGGAGTCTGTGGACGGGAAGGTGGTTTCttccagaaagagagaaatcTAA
- the KRT19 gene encoding keratin, type I cytoskeletal 19, whose amino-acid sequence MTSYSYRQSSSTSSFGGMGGGSVRFGAGGAFRAPSIHGGSGGRGVSVSSARFVSSSSGGYGGGYAGALGTSDGLLAGNEKLTMQNLNDRLASYLEKVRALEEANGDLEVKIRDWYQKQGPGPARDYSHYFKTIEDLRDQILGATIENSKIVLQIDNARLAADDFRTKFETEQALRLSVETDINGLRRVLDELTLARTDLEMQIEGLKEELAYLKKNHEEEISMLKGQVGGQVSVEVDSAPGIDLAKILSDMRSQYEVMAEKNRKDAEAWFTSKTEELNKEVAGHTEQLQISKTEVTDLRRTLQGLEIELQSQLSMKAALEGTLAETEARFGAQLAQIQALISSIEAQLSDVRADTERQNQEYQHLMDIKTRLEQEIATYRNLLEGQDAYYNDLSLAKAL is encoded by the exons ATGACTTCCTACAGCTATCGCCAGTCGTCGTCCACCTCGTCCTTCGGGGGTATGGGCGGCGGCTCCGTGCGCTTCGGGGCTGGAGGCGCCTTCCGCGCGCCCAGCATCCATGGGGGTTCAGGGGGCCGCGGCGTGTCCGTGTCCTCCGCCCGCTTCGTGTCCTCGTCCTCCGGGGGCTACGGCGGCGGCTATGCGGGCGCCCTGGGCACGTCCGACGGGCTGCTGGCGGGCAACGAGAAGCTCACCATGCAGAACCTCAACGACCGCCTGGCCTCCTACCTGGAGAAGGTGCGCGCCCTGGAGGAGGCCAACGGCGACCTGGAGGTGAAGATCCGCGACTGGTACCAGAAGCAGGGGCCCGGGCCCGCCCGCGACTACAGCCACTACTTCAAGACCATCGAGGACCTGCGGGACCAG ATTCTCGGTGCCACCATTGAGAACTCCAAGATAGTCCTGCAGATCGACAATGCCCGTCTGGCTGCAGATGACTTCCGTACCAA GTTTGAGACGGAGCAAGCTTTGCGCCTGAGCGTGGAGACTGACATCAATGGCCTGCGCCGGGTGCTGGATGAGCTGACCCTGGCCAGGACTGACCTGGAGATGCAGATTGAAGGCCTGAAGGAGGAGCTGGCCTACCTGAAGAAGAACCACGAGGAG GAAATCAGTATGCTGAAGGGCCAGGTGGGTGGCCAGGTCAGTGTGGAGGTGGATTCTGCTCCGGGCATCGACCTAGCCAAGATCCTGAGTGACATGAGAAGCCAATATGAGGTCATGGCTGAGAAGAACCGGAAGGATGCTGAGGCCTGGTTCACCAGCAAG ACCGAGGAGCTGAACAAGGAGGTCGCTGGCCACACGGAGCAGCTGCAGATCAGCAAGACGGAGGTCACTGACCTGCGGCGCACCCTCCAGGGTCTGGAGATTGAGCTTCAGTCTCAGCTCAGCATG AAAGCTGCCCTGGAAGGCACACTGGCGGAAACAGAGGCTCGCTTCGGAGCCCAGCTGGCGCAGATTCAGGCGCTGATCAGCAGTATCGAAGCCCAGCTGAGTGACGTGAGAGCTGACACTGAGCGGCAGAACCAGGAGTACCAACACCTCATGGACATCAAGACCCGGCTGGAGCAGGAGATTGCCACCTACCGAAACCTGCTGGAGGGCCAGGATGCCTACTACAACGACCTGTCCCTTGCGAAGGCCCTCTGA